The genome window CACGACAGTTTCGTGCGCCATGAAAATAACACAATCCCACATAGACTGTGAAAATAACATTCCCGCGTTTCGAAGAGAGATGTACACCTTCGGCGAGATCGTCTTTACGTAACAATCCCTTGCgtgaaaacttttattttcccgTAACTGattcattatacatataggcgtttaattaaaactgaaaCAAATATCGTCGaagaaatacataattttaaaatctctttctttataatattttctttctttatacgAGGTCCCGCGTATACCTTCGATACGTCAAGTACGAAGTTCTTACAGAGGGTttcgctttaaaaaatttgtaatggTCATTTCGCAAGTGACGTCTATCTCCGACGCGAATGGAGTTTTCGAGTTAACATCTCCGTCTCCCATGCATTATGCAAGATGCGCGCACATGCACATTCGTCGCACCGGAAGTGGCGGTAAATCGGATCTGAAACTCCCGATATATAACGCGAACGATGCGCCCTTCCACCTCTTCACGCgtttgcatataaataatatcgctAGATGGCGGCGCCGAATCATAAAGTCCCTGCGAAACGTGAAGTTGCGGTTTGACTACCTCACTTGTCTACATGCCTACACGTATACAATGTTTCTGATCGATCGTTCATGCAAGTGAAGAGTGAGAAGCTCCTCGTAtcacatatatttttcagttCCGAAATTTATGTATGACCTTCCATCGAGAGATCCTAAGATAGAATCTTTCCTCATCGCCGAGCGGCGCACATTATCGATTTAAAGCGCAAACTTGACTTAGGCATCAAATCGCTTCCAAATTCAATAAACCACTGAATAAGTGGATGGCTCTCACATCGAGAAAATCAACTCGTCGGCCAATTTGTTAAAGAGACTGCCATAAAAGATTTCTAGATAAATTCTATTTCGGTAGAGGATTATCGTAAATTAGCACCGTTGACGTAAAACTAAACaatttttcgcgaataaacgctttttaaaataaaatatcagatTATTAtatagcaataaaaaaaagtttaatttaggattaataagtgttttaatgagtttttataaaatgtgtacaaaattattctgtttaataattaattaaaataaaataaaataaaataaaataaaaaaaaattaaaataaaaaaaattaaaattaaaataaaataaaataaaaaaaaataaaataaaaaaaaattaaaattaaaaaaattaaatataaaataaaataaaataaaatgaaataaaataaaataaaattaaaaataatacgatttCTCTTTAAAAGGAAGTAAACTCGGAGGTGTGAAATTTACTGCCGATAAtttctagttttttttaaagaaaaggaaaaagtgaTATCGATAAATCATGCAGCGCCGAGCAGCACTAACCTTAGCGAATCTTTCTTGCGTGTCGAGGATCTCAATGAATAACGACACCTTATCGTCCATGATCTTGAAACCATTCCTCGGCTGCGCCAATAGCTGTTGAATCGCTTGCGACGTGGTGAGCGGTGTCGCCGGGCTCGTTGCCGGCGTGGAAGTCCTCGTTCCGGTACTTCCACTGCTGGAATTGCTATTGTGAAGGTGCGTGCAGCCGAGGAAAATCGGATTGCCATTTGGCGAAACACCGCACGTGAAAGGTCGAAAGGGCAGCCCGTGAAATGTCGGACTTGGTCGCGGGGCGGACGTGCGAAGCAGCGTTTGAGCTGACGGAAGAGATAATCGTCGCACAGCACTCTGATTCTGCTGTTGCTGATGTAATTGCTGGTTCTGCTGAGATTTGGAGGGCGATTTAAGAATTTGATAATCGCTAGCGGCCGAAGGTAGCGACCGATATCCGGAGTCCGAGGGGGAAGCGGGCGGCATCGGTGCCCCCTGCGGCGTCGTGGCGATACTGTGAGGTCGAGGCCGAAGAGCGGCGCCTAATGTCCAGGTGTTAGAATTTCCGGGATTAGTCAGTACGCTCAAACAGGGCCCTTGTGACGTGGGCGTGGGTGGCTGAGGGTGTGGCATGGTCGAGGCGTACGCTCTACGAGGTACGGGTTGATGTAGAACCAACCCGGAGGCGCCCCATTGTATAGGCTCCCCTGGTGTGCGAGCGGTCGTGGATACGTTTGTTGGTGTTGCTGTTGTAGCTGGAGGCAGACCTGTTGAAGCTGTAACGGGTGTTGAGGCGATGCTGTGAGGCCGCCTAGGTAAGGGCTGCTGGCCGTTCCATAAAGATTGTGGTGGTACAGCGCTGCGAGTCGCGGATAccacgccgccgccgccgccgttgcTGCCGCCGGCGGCTGGTGGACCGTTACACCTTGGCTCCTGTTGACCGTTGACGCCGCCATTGATGCCATTGTTGTTGCCGGTGGGTAGAGATACTGGAGTACCGGCGACCGAATGGGCACGCCGTTGTACCACTCCTGGTACACCGCATGCGGTTGCATTTGGTGTAACACCTGAGTTCCACGCTGTCGGTGCTGCTGCTCCTGGAGTTGATGTTGTTGATGGTAATGATGTCGCTGCGGTTGCTCTACCACCGAGTTGACCAAGGGGAGGTTGGATACTGTGGAATGGTGGAGCGGCAATACTATGAGGACGCCTCGGTGCTGCTGGGTGTGGTAACCCGTTGGGTGTAGAGCGAACTTTATTTGCGCCGGATGCTGGTATCGGGGCAGGTGGTGTGTAGAGGGGGAATCCGTGACCATTGTGACTCGGGCTACGGGTGGGCAGCTGATTGATCGGGGACGATCGCAGATTGTTGTGCTGCTGCTGCTCGTTCTGGTGTTGCTGATGCTCGTTGACGGAACTTCCTCGATTTGAGGGGGAGGGGTGTGCTGGGGCCGGTGGAGGCGGGGGTTCCAGCAGATTTTCAAGTTCTGCAGACAACGACCACGCTGAGGGTATTGCTGATAATGTTGGTACTGCTGGTAACGCTGGAAGTTGGACGGTACTTGCTgaaccgccgccgccgccaccgggCTCGGAGTTGTTGATTGCGGCAGCAGTATTTGGCGAGGCGGACTTGTTGACGTGTGCGGTGCGTCCGCCGCCGATGAGAGCGGTGACGTGCTGTAGATGACGATCATTCAGACTCGCGCGTCCGTTCACATTGCGATAGAAGCCGGGGCCCGGTGCGAGATTCAAACTCGTCGGTTTCTGTTTCACTCCGCCGTTGGGCTGCGGAGAGATGGCGGATTTCGGCTCGCCCATTTGGTTTTATCGGCGCGAGGACACAGCCGATCAGGTGTCCAAGTTCACGAACATCGCCTTGGCCGATTGCAATTCTGATGCGAAGGCTCGCAATGTACTGTGAGTTTATCGATCTTCGTTTAAACGCAAAATttccatattaaaaaatctaattcgcaatatataaacgaaaatattttcgattaaaaaaaaaaaattttcttttaaactgctttaaactttaaaatttaacatcgTTATTGGCGCAAAACTACTCAGGATTTATTACCTGCCCTTTcatataagaaaattaaagttcTATTAcgataaattcaaaattataatttatccgCACAATATTATACCGAATATCATAAGTCTCTGTATTTATCTTTCCTCTgtgttaacaattttattaattgctgATAATTCGATGCAACGTTCAATATTTTGCAAAGTAATGGTACGGATTTATTCGTTTACcacgtcgttttttttttaggccgTTTAAATCGCAGTCATTggcttaaataattataacaacattttaaaattgcagaCAATCGATTTCAAGTCTTTGCACGTCGATCAAAATGCACAATGTATAAAGCAATGTAACTCACGTGTATATCGATCTCGCTTATTGATAATATTCCgttaaatcattaattaaaataacaattcaCTGCtgattttaacattaattctGAATATTACTAgccgaataattaattctcttaAAAACTTGTtgtttttacgataattatatCTCAATCAAATCTTCAAACTGTTGTCTCATACTATCAATAACGTCGCGTTATTCTTCACTAAAGTTACcggcaatttttaattatatttcactATAAATATCGATGCTCactaaaatttctaaatattttttttaatcacctACGGACGTTATAAGTTTTCtcaattattgtataattatattccgAACTGTTCAATGAAATTGTTCTTCTATTCGTTGCCCCAGCACTCTCGATCATTATTTCAGTTCCGAATCTTTAACGCTTGATGTGTAGGAACGGTGAAAAATGCAATCGTGTGACACGACACGTGGCCGGTTGTTTAAACTGCAGCAAGattataatcaaattataatCAGACATCAGCTTTAATCTGTTTATTAGCTTGGTCAACGAATAATCTTCGCTGAATTACCGCAAAATTTCATCGATACGTATATTCTTCCGTCAGTTAACACgatgagaaataattttcactaCGTGCATCGCACACTCCGAACTTAAAATCCACCATCcgaatttcgaaatatttaaagatactCAAGAGAGGCcggctttttaatttaattattttaatttaattattttaatttaactattttaaatttctaacaattgcgaaataaataggtagaatttttctattatcgtAACAATAGGCCAGACATTTTCGCTCTTCGACAGGtgtttatttcaattatcacGATTTCCAGACGACTATTGTACTCCCCGACTCGCGATCAAGCAAACCTTCCTCGATCTCTTCCAATTCTTCTTGATTCTCTTTACTGTCATTCTCGCAGCTTTCTTTCCGGTTCACCAATGCACAATTTCGTTCACTTTACTCATTCGTTCCCCGCGGATCTTCTCGAAGAGCCTCCTCAGTATTCGATATCCAGGTGACAGCCGGCCGAGATGCGGTGACGTCTCGTTGATTTGAAACTTCGACCGGCAATGTCTGTCGTTCGCGGATCGGCAACGAGTACCATGCTTCAGCCGAAGGACGCACTTTGCCGGCAAGAATTCTCGCGAGCGGGCGAAACGGGCGCGTTACCGGTGCTTCTTACCGGCGAACGACGAACGCGTGAGTTCAATGTGCGCGGGTCAGGAATCGAAGAGGGAAGTTCGGGACAGGAGGTCAGTCGGGTGAGACTGACGCGTGGCTGCCGTGCCGGGGGCGGAGTGGCGTGTTCCTCTTTGGAATACGGCGGGATTCGAGCCGCGACGAGACGCACGCCTGCGCCGCACAGCCGACTACTACTCCCGACGTCGCCTCCTCCGCCTCATCTCCTCCTCGTCCATCTCGCGCCGTCCACCCGGCCCTCCCGCTCTCATCTCCCGCCACACTCACCCCCAGGAACATCGGCGCAGTCCTGCAGCAcctcccccctctccccgTCACACTATCGCATCCTCTCGCCTCCGCGTCGGCAACagcgacgacgtcgacgacgacgatgttcCCATTTCTCTCCGAAGGATACTGCCAGCTCGCTGTACATTTGGCAAAGGGATAGGGAAGACCGACGGAATAAGggcgaaagggagagaaatcGTGTTTATACCTTTTCAGGATAACGCATTGAGGGTGCACCTACCCATTACGTTCCTTTCGCTGCGAATTTCCGGATGCGCCCGACGAGTACGTACACGTATCGATCTCGTTAATTTGCACGCCCAATCAATTGATATCAAATTCGATACGCGATTAACTTCGTCCAGTTACAGCGCGATGCAGTCAAATGATAGAAAATACCCTTCGCAAAGCATTCCATCAATTAAGCGCGTGAAAAATACCGCGGCGGGACGGAACCGTTACAAAATATCGCGCAAATTTTGTAGAAAGGATGAATAACCGTCTCGGCGCACGCATATATCTGGGAgccgtaataatataaaaagatagtaaaagaaaagatgaataaaaataaaaaggtaaaagaaGTAAAATGGGATCTTTATCTTCGCAAGAGTGTTCACTGATATTCACAGAATAGTTATCTCGACGTACCCGCCATTCCTTGTACGTACTGTTTTTCTTGCTACCATCTCAGTTTATCCTTCGGCTTCGCCTCGCTCTTACTATTTCCGTAATGTATACAGCATACGTCGACCATTAGAATCCTCCTTTACCGGACAAGTCGAGAGACGGAGTGTTGACTACGAAAACGCGCGGAACAATGATAATATCTGCGGGGCGAAGAGAATTTCGGCGCGAAAAGTCTTCGAGCGCCGCACTTTTAGGTAAATGATCTCCGTGATCAATTTAAAAGTCGCTTTCAATAGATACATAAGCTCATTAGAAGagaatataatttagaaaaaaaaaatatatatatataaaagtaccgagaaataataagagtaaaaaataaaacgatgcTACAGCTATCTCTCCGAAAATGCCACGACACATTTTGTGCATTCATCATCTGTCTCGCAACCTCTGTCTATCTCACGTAATTTATCTATAAAGCTGCTAAGGTAATGCGAACGATGTACGTCAACTAAATTCCCTCTTCATAGCCCGCCATAGAACCTTTAACAAATCTTTACGCGCAatctcgcgattaaaaaaataaagatcaagagcgcgtttttttttctttttttttacggcccCATAAAAACGGCGAAACGGGCGAATTTATGcggcgataattaaaaattgatttcgagCTAAACTGCACTTTTATTacgcagaaataaataaattaaattaattctctattaaatacaattgttTAGCGCAATTAAAGATTCAGCAATTCAACAAAGGCCACCTAgcttcttattaaatttatagatttctctataatttccttcttctcagattaaaaaaatttttatgattttctGGActctgtattttatatattacacttTTATCGATTGCATCGCGATGTCGATGTAAGTTATATCCCCCGCAAGAACATATAAGTTATTGATATCTTAGGTAACTTGTTCTAGCAACATCGAACTTCTCGCATGAACAATGCATGTCGTCAAAGTCTCGTTGCTTGCGTCAAGAGTTAAagcaagtaaaaattaaatcttaaacaaacaaaaaagagcAGGAACGTGCTTCTCTAATGTCGTCTTTAATTAAACACATATGCGTGATATGTTTATCACTCAATTAGATATATCTATACGTAATTATACGTTTTCTTAtgcagataaataattattacaaacaacaaaaaaataaataatattcgctacgcaaaattaaattaaatcaccACCAAGCACGATGCGTTCAtctaaacaaatttaatttatttattaaccgGTGACCGCAAAGTTCTGTCGAATTgtctgataaaataatatttcattaatgttTCTTGCATTATGCACAATTCGTTTTGGTACGGATGCTATTTCCGACGCGGCAACTACTTCCTAGTTGACGGATACAAATGGAAACAGCAGATTTCCACGAACACCGAAACTTATTCGATTCGGTAGGCAACTATCGAACGAGATTACGGGAAGTTCCGATGAGGCAGCGATGCCGTAGCTGCCGGTAGATAAATCATTTGCTATAACCCGACGCACaaagcgaaataataaaagcgcTCCTTCGGCGAACAGGCCAGCCGTCGACGGAagtaaggaaaaaaagaaataaagaaagaaagaaagaaaaaaggaaggaaagaaagagaggaggacaGACCAGTCTCAATGAAAGAAATCTCCGCGGGTAAATGACACTGGGCTTATATACCGGATGTATAATCCGCTTGCGCGAGATACGCGAAAGTCGATCGAATCAACCCACATAGAAATCTAAAGCTAATCCAGAAGTGATCATGTTTTGCTTTCGTACGCTACGCGAGAAATT of Cardiocondyla obscurior isolate alpha-2009 linkage group LG15, Cobs3.1, whole genome shotgun sequence contains these proteins:
- the LOC139108386 gene encoding nascent polypeptide-associated complex subunit alpha, muscle-specific form-like, which gives rise to MGEPKSAISPQPNGGVKQKPTSLNLAPGPGFYRNVNGRASLNDRHLQHVTALIGGGRTAHVNKSASPNTAAAINNSEPGGGGGGSASTVQLPALPAVPTLSAIPSAWSLSAELENLLEPPPPPAPAHPSPSNRGSSVNEHQQHQNEQQQHNNLRSSPINQLPTRSPSHNGHGFPLYTPPAPIPASGANKVRSTPNGLPHPAAPRRPHSIAAPPFHSIQPPLGQLGGRATAATSLPSTTSTPGAAAPTAWNSGVTPNATACGVPGVVQRRAHSVAGTPVSLPTGNNNGINGGVNGQQEPRCNGPPAAGGSNGGGGGVVSATRSAVPPQSLWNGQQPLPRRPHSIASTPVTASTGLPPATTATPTNVSTTARTPGEPIQWGASGLVLHQPVPRRAYASTMPHPQPPTPTSQGPCLSVLTNPGNSNTWTLGAALRPRPHSIATTPQGAPMPPASPSDSGYRSLPSAASDYQILKSPSKSQQNQQLHQQQQNQSAVRRLSLPSAQTLLRTSAPRPSPTFHGLPFRPFTCGVSPNGNPIFLGCTHLHNSNSSSGSTGTRTSTPATSPATPLTTSQAIQQLLAQPRNGFKIMDDKVSLFIEILDTQERFAKVCNQLCHE